A single region of the Raphanus sativus cultivar WK10039 chromosome 1, ASM80110v3, whole genome shotgun sequence genome encodes:
- the LOC108849812 gene encoding uncharacterized protein LOC108849812: protein MDPRIAATSMFRWSRNRRKIHIRRRKSQVVRLGGNNNVVRRGGFSLKKMVRKMKLRWLRLHYVRLVKKINGFYRNLVKEFLDAGAELEAIQKRMAVEPASFAVPGFGLSFASMSVHDRAPRQFTG, encoded by the coding sequence ATGGATCCTCGCATCGCTGCGACCTCCATGTTCCGGTGGTCTCGTAATCGCCGGAAGATTCATATCCGCCGTAGAAAGTCACAGGTAGTGCGTCTTGGCGGGAATAACAACGTGGTGCGACGTGGCGGATTCTCGTTGAAGAAGATGGTCAGGAAGATGAAGCTGAGATGGTTGAGACTACACTACGTAAGACTGGTGAAGAAGATCAACGGGTTTTATCGTAATTTGGTGAAAGAGTTCTTAGACGCaggagctgagcttgaagcgATTCAGAAGCGAATGGCGGTCGAACCGGCTTCGTTTGCGGTTCCGGGTTTTGGTTTATCTTTCGCCTCTATGTCAGTTCATGACCGAGCACCACGTCAGTTTACTGGATAG